ATTCTTATGACCTTGTGAATTCCTTCTTAAAACTGAAGTCTGTCAACCATTACTCAACTTGTCGAAACATGATCTGCAATTCACGTCCAAACAAGTGGACTGATTACTTTACTAAAACTGAAAGAGGGTAACAGCGCATCATTAAAGCAGCCATTGTCAAAGGAGAGTACGTCATGGACCGTAAACTATTCCAATTATTGCCcttatcatgttttctttctttcatttccattttctttcaagcGTGCCCGCAAGTTATCAGCAACACCATGGAAAGCCCAGGATATCCCAGCTACTATTCACATAGAATGGATTGCAACATCTCCGTTCCCATACCCTTGGGAGCCAACATGCGAGTCTTTTTTCAAGTCTTTTACATCCTCCATTATGGTTGGAACTGCCGGTAAATGACTTGAGAAGAGCTAGAAGAAAATTTATGATGCCTggattattttacatttgttAACTGAGTAAGAAATCTGGTTAGAGGGCAGTTAGTTGTGGAGTTAAAAAGGAGCCGATAGCCAGGAGAGTTCAAATTCTACACGTTCTTTTTGCGGTAATCTAGGTGTTTCTAGACTTCAATAAGGGCTTTGCAAACCAGCTACTTCAAGGATGGTGAGAAGGAATCAGAGATGAATTTTTCGCCATATCTCTGCCTTGGTTATACATGGCTCTTTCCGAAGGACCCTGGGGCATAACAGTTAATAACTGTAGGCTGCACTCCCCTGGTTATGCGTTCCTGTGGCGGCTAGGGGCACGATAATCCCAAAAAACTACGACTTTATAGGAAATGCCTTTTTGCGCTTTCACAAAAGTCGCACATTGACAAAAGCCGACTTGTACCAAAATCTATAGAATATTTAACTTATATAACATTGAGTGAACTTTATGGCCTCAACAATATCTCGCGTAAGGTTATTTTTTGAAGTGACAGACATCTGCTTTGTCCATACTTTTCTTTAGGTATTATGGTTCTCTGGAGGTAATGAATGAAAACGGAGACAGCTTTGGAAAATATTGTGACGATCGAAATGGACGAGCAGTTGTGGTGAATGGTAGCCATGTTGTTCTAAGATTTCGCTCAGGATATTCTGGCAGTTATGGTCGATTTCGGTTGCTTTTCACCCCTGTTTACCGtaagtacaacaacaaaatctacTAGAAAAGTTAACAATGTAAGCTCAGAAATTTGTTTCCACCCACCAAGATTCTGACATCCCTTCCATTATTAAAACGAGCACCCGCGACTGTCTCAAAATTAGTTGCTGGTTTCTGGTTTTTCGTATTATGGTTCTCTTGAGATAATGAATTAAAACGGAGACAGCTTTTGACAATATTGTGGCTATTAAAATGGACGAGCCATCCTGGTACATGGTAGCATTGTTGTTCTAAGATTTCACCCAGGATTTTATCGCCCCTATGGTCGATTTCGGTTGCTTCTCACCACTATTTACCGTAAGTACAACAACGACATtcagttgaaattaaaaacggAGGTTGTTTACACGAGGAGTTTTATCCTAGGAGAACAGGTCAGCTGTAAGCCCAGTTCCTGGGCTGACTTAAGATTGAAGTCCGCATCTGCCAAGTATCGCTGTCATTTATATTTTACCCATCGGAGCCAGGAAAATAAAGCTCTTCCACCAAGTTTGAAATGCTGGCCTCCCGTGCGGAGCGTTAAGGGGTACAAGCTCGTGGAAAACATTGGGGATTTTTTTGCCCTGAAGTTGCGCATAGATGCACGCCACGGGTCTACACATAGTTCGGAGTCCTTGGTTTTTCGTTCTTTTGCTTAAATATCTGCCTTGATCCATCTCTCCCCAACTTCCTCGGCTAAGGATTTCTGTCGCTGGAGAAAACGGGAGAGGTTGATCATACAGAGAGGTTAAACATGATAGAAAACTCCACCATCTATTCATTGAGATATCTCCTGATAATTTATGCTCGCCTCTGAAAGATCACGGGCCTTGAACTTTCCTTGAAAGAGCTGCCTGCGCTGGAACGTAGAGGTTTGGGAAATGGTTTCAAGTTTCTTAAGTCTTCGATCAAAATACCAGCTCCTGAGATCGTCGCTGCTGCTGAAGAGGGCAGTTCTCGACTCTTGCTTGATCAAAAGGGTATGGTAAGATCTGAGGTCGATCACATACCGAGGCCTGCCAAACCACGTCCTGAAAACATCAGCAAGGATGTTTTCAAAGCGCTTTTGAACTCTTAAGAAGGATCCGGTTCGCTAACAAGGGTAGATAAACAGCAGTACCATGAGAAGGCCCTGTCTCTGCGGCAAAAGTACACTTTCAATCTTAGCTCTGATCCTACTAGAAAGGCTCGAAAAAAAGTTGAGCAAAATGTCACTTGATGTGAAGGGCTGAATGACTTTCATCCTCGTAGGATTGTAAGGGAAAATTCATTTACATGCATATCTTCTTACCCAGGTTTCACAACAAGCCAACCAAGTTCTTCACAAGTACCTCCCTCACGTGGGCCAGATGCTCAAAGGTGAGTGGCTGAACTTGAAACAATTGCTTACACACTATTAAACTGAAAAGCCTGGCAACATCTGTAACAACAGCGACAACCTAATTTTATCCTTGTATCAGTACAACAGAATTTACACTAACTacatttaaataaataaaagggtTGTGGCATGCCAGGATAGGAAAGGAATGAAAGAACTAGGAGGCCAGTTAACAGTAGTAGGGTCGGGAGACACACACTAAACGCACATGCACACAATGCCTGCCCCCCCCTCCCCCGCCACAAAGCACTGTATCTACCCGACAAAAACAATGGCTACAGATAGTCTAAGGCAGTTAATAAAACCCAAAGTTGAACCGCAAAAGTCATTAACCATTAAtatttactaataatattaataataatgttaaaattaaattatttcatcAAAACAAGGGGTTTAAATATAATGTACTGGAACCACGTCAAGCAAAAAAATATAGCTAATTGACATGTGTGTAGTCATGATCAGACGAATTTGGAAATTACCTGCTTGAGCTGAGAGTGTGGACACGAAGGTGGTAGAACTTCAACAGCCCTCGAAATGGTAGCGCGGTAGAAGGAATTGGGCGGTCACAAACCATGTGAAAAAGACAGGGCTTCGAACCCTAACAACCAGATTTGGAGGTGGTCGAGACTCTTTGGTCAATCAAATCAATTAAAACCAGTCTTAATGATATAGAATACCACAAAACTCAACCAACGAAACCAGTTTTCATATTAGAACACCAAAGTATTAAACCAACCAAACTAGTTTTCAGTCAACAGAACAGCACAAAACTAAACCAATCAAACCAGGTTCCAGTTAATAGAACATCGAATCGAAGGACTAAACCAATCAAACCAGTTTTTCTTCAGTAGAACACCAGAGAACTCAACCAACCAACCAAAACAACTTTCACCGAGAGAGCATCACAAACCTCAAAAACTGAAACCAAACTCATTTAAAAACGTTGGTCACGACTGAGCACAACGCGTGAAAGGAAAATAGCCATACTTCGTCGGGCTTTCATTTCTACATCTTCTGATGCTGCAGGTGTAACtaaatttttcctttattttctttcttcagtCAACTCAGAAGATTTATTGCTGTTCTCCGAGACATCCTGGTTCTGGTAAGAAACAAGTAGACGGCAAATTTAGTAAATATGCACTGCTGTTAATTGGAGGTGTCGATCTGTGAACAGGACCAAGGATAAAGAATGATACCATTTTCCTGTTGCATGTCCAATCAAACTTTCCCTTAAACCTGCAACACCAGGCAGACAGATCAACAGAAAGCTATATGAATCGATAGCTAGTTTATCAAGTGCACAAACATAACAGAAGATTTGTCCATGCAGACGAGCAAGTCGACTAAAGTACCACCCGAATTCACATAAGCCGCAAAAATTGTCGGACGATTTGTTCGTCTTTGGTGCAAAAACGACCAATGAGAggcaaaagtaaaaccaatcgcaccttgtacgcgtgatttttctcgCGCTTTTAAacaagttacaagtaattgcGAGGAATTCTCATTGGTTCATCGCCCTATTTGCTGCTGTTGTGGTCGGTCGGCGTAATTCCTTTGGTATTCGCTTGTCAGCAGTCCTTTGAGATCCGCTCTATGTCCTTCTACTggaatatattataataatttccTCTTAACGAGGTATAGCTGCAGTGTCACATTATCGCGTTGATATTCTTACGTTATAGATGGAATACGTGGTAGACAACCAACTTGGTGGTCGTTCTTCTGGGAAATTCACCAAACGGGATCACATAGGTAAAACTACAGTTATGTTAGAATTTGCCAAATTCAGTTCTTCCCGGTTTGGCCTTTATGTTTAGTGAATTGAAAACATAGCTAGGATTGCGGCTTGCACCAAAGCGAGACACCGGGAGAGGAAAACGGAAGGAGAAGGGGAGGGTTTAGGGTGAGAGACGGGGGTTGGGAGGTTATAAATGAGACTTTGTCTTGGTAGTGCAAAATGGCCACCGGACGTAACAGATGGAAGGTTGGCATTTCTATCGTAAGCTCTTCGTCCtcggtttttcttttaacgaagACGCAAATAAAGCTGATTCCTTTTGAGGAGCTCGTTTAAAAACTGCTCTCCTTGGAATGCGTTTTTTCGCTTCACAGCTCGCATCAATGATGCGGTAAAGGACGTGGAAACCGCCATGAAAAGAGCCGGTCAGCAAAAGCGTAACCTCGACACAGTGACATTTGAACAGTTGAAGAAGAGGGCTACTGAAGTAATAGCAAAGATGGAAGATAAGGAAGGTCAGTCAAAGAACCACCATGATTGCCTAACCTGGATTCTGGTTTGTTGTGTCCTGGGCTCCTGGTGCAAAGAGACCTCAAGCTAGTATTTAGTAAATGCATCTGCAGTCAATACTACCGAGAGTACTACACCATCGAAAAATGACGTTATAATGAAACGCCAACTGAGAGTTTCATGACTCAGTTCACTTTGGGGGGAGGTGGGGGGCATACTATACCACTTAATGTACAGTTTAAAGTCATCAATCGAAATAACAGATGCCCCTGTCCAACATTAGGGAAAGTCAGAATAATGAGTACTGCGCTAAGTCCCCTTACTTGAATAAGGTTTCTTCAACGTCCCACAAAATGTATCGTTACTTTTCTAAAAAATGTCTTACCAGTTGCAGGTGTCATTGCAAAGGTTGCACGTTTCCCTCAATCATTTTGAGACTCACAGCAAGTGTTTTTCTAGTCGAATATTTGAATTAAGGTCCTCCAGTATGCAGTTCTATCACCGCCTAGTCAAGCGCATTCCATGAAGATCACGGAAACAAGAACGGAAATTAAATGCAAAGTTCAATAATGACAACGAAGTATTGTCCACTAttacttcaaggaaaatgattggTATATTACAGCCCCCAGATTATGTTATTAATTACAtattgtgtggatatcagtgtgataaggctgtgaataaaaatgatacccgtgaagtgatataatatcatttcactgagtaaaatgatatcatatcacttcatgggtttgaatcGTCCAATCAAAAAGATTGtcataatttggttggaccaatcacgttgcacgttatattttggATATTAGCTGaggcctggcgtcaaatttggcgggaagaattgctttgcagttttatcaatgctttcttgtacttcaacttggtggcttgattttttaagcatgtaatatgtaataaacaaattattatatgTTACGAGCCTGGTATCGCTTTTATTCattcgtttttaataccataccgctcactcgctcgaagactcgctcgttcgcgatatggtattaaaaactcgtgaataaaaacgatatcagactcttaacatgtaataatctatatttctGACATTTGAGTGACTTGGGAATGAATTACTGAGAAAGTCATGTTCTGCTGGCAGACAGGAGAGGTTTGGGATCTGGCACGTGACCCTGATCGCTTCTGGTGCTTTTCGCGAGTGATTGTCACCATTCCAACTCAGTCAGGTTTTCCGGTGACTTCCTTTCCTTTCGTTTTGTTCGGGAGGGTTGATTTAGGAAAATCACTTCCTCTAAGTTTTTTGCCACTGCATCGGATAAGGGATACGTTTCCGCCCTTTTCGGCCGTAAATAAGGAGTCGCTTTTTAGTCGTTTTTAATATCCG
This window of the Acropora muricata isolate sample 2 chromosome 14, ASM3666990v1, whole genome shotgun sequence genome carries:
- the LOC136898517 gene encoding uncharacterized protein, which encodes MNENGTSFGRYCGSRNGQAVVVNGRLVVLRFRSGYYGSYGRFRLLFTPVYPCPQVISNTMESPGYPSYYSHRMDCNISVPIPLGANMRVFFQVFYILHYGWNCRYYGSLEVMNENGDSFGKYCDDRNGRAVVVNGSHVVLRFRSGYSGSYGRFRLLFTPVYRFTTSQPSSSQVPPSRGPDAQSQLRRFIAVLRDILVLMEYVVDNQLGGRSSGKFTKRDHIARINDAVKDVETAMKRAGQQKRNLDTVTFEQLKKRATEVIAKMEDKEGQFKERAQLDVAKGKRQVEDQKLAKEREESIQRNDLKEEKKEA